A window of Hippoglossus stenolepis isolate QCI-W04-F060 chromosome 16, HSTE1.2, whole genome shotgun sequence contains these coding sequences:
- the LOC118123280 gene encoding zinc finger protein 358, with protein sequence MSKLPQLSSFLSQRLGALLRDVLDVVEDAVTEYREEAARTRRENDSLRRQLRDILLLETDTDWLRSRSSLGLEAPEQQLTDPDLRPRSEEPDSTLKQPRPPAPPSAKQPHEHIVSVQLLSVQNRTPPRKILLPRNEDPAEAWEPELKPDPQQEVSSKASPHPRYSTFNLPSASAAKNHVEIPACREEPRVPAVIKTEPEEFRVSEDEGHTESVTAVSHAHITQDESKLRTTDADRAAAVVRAGRHEAHRNKKPSQERLTAPADDAAVAGYTSELIHRCPRCGEAFGQANSLRLHLEQKQKTYACDWCCKSFAQSADLRRHLRTHTGERPHCCTFCSKSFSQRGNLRRHLRIHTGERPYSCPYCCRTFSDGDTMKKHKRTHSGEKPYRCVQCSKTFTTASGLQIHLKKDMCFVANA encoded by the exons ATGAGCAAACTGCCGCAGCTCAGCTCCTTCCTGTCGCAGCGGCTCGGCGCGCTGCTCCGGGACGTCCTGGACGTGGTGGAGGACGCGGTGACCGAGTACCGGGAGGAGGCGGCCAGGACCCGGCGGGAGAACGACAGTCTGCGGCGACAGCTGCGGGacatcctgctgctggagaccGACACCGACTGGCTGA GATCCAGGTCCAGTCTTGGTTTGGAGGCTCCTGAGCAGCAGCTCACGGATCCAGATCTGAGGCCGCGCTCAGAGGAGCCAGACTCGACCCTGAAGCAGCCCAGACCGCCGGCTCCTCCCTCAGCGAAGCAGCCTCACGAGCACATCGTGTCCGTGCAGCTGCTGTCCGTCCAGAACAGGACGCCCCCCAGGAAGATTCTCCTCCCCAGGAATGAGGACCCTGCTGAAGCCTGGGAGCCAGAGCTGAAGCCCGATCCTCAGCAGGAGGTGAGCAGCAAGGCGTCACCTCATCCTCGATACTCCACCTTCAATCttccctctgcctctgctgccaaAAACCACGTTGAGATCCCAGCGTGCAGAGAAGAGCCACGAGTTCCTGCTGTGATCAAAACAGAACCTGAGGAGTTCAGAGTGAGTGAAGATGAAGGTCACACAGAGTCTGTGACAGCGGTGTCACACGCTCACATCACACAGGACGAGTCGAAGCTTAGAACCACAGACGCAGACCGGGCGGCGGCGGTGGTGCGTGCAGGCCGACATGAAGCTCATCGAAACAAGAAGCCCTCTCAGGAGAGGTTAACGGCTCCAGCTGATGATGCTGCAGTAGCTGGTTATACCTCCGAGCTCATCCATCGCTGCCCCCGCTGTGGCGAGGCGTTTGGCCAGGCAAACAGTCTCCGCCTCCACctggagcagaaacaaaagaCCTACGCCTGCGACTGGTGCTGCAAGTCCTTCGCACAGTCGGCCGACCTGCGGCGCcacctgcgcacacacacgggCGAGAGGCCGCACTGCTGCACCTTCTGCTCCAAGAGCTTCAGCCAGCGAGGAAACCTGCGGCGACACCTGAGGATCCACACGGGCGAGCGGCCGTACAGCTGCCCGTACTGCTGCCGCACCTTCAGTGACGGAGACACCATGAAGAAACACAAGCGCACACATTCAGGAGAGAAACCCTACCGCTGCGTCCAGTGCTCCAAGACCTTCACCACGGCCAGCGGCCTGCAGATTCACTTAAAGAAGGACATGTGCTTCGTGGCCAACGCCTGA